One Amorphoplanes digitatis genomic window carries:
- a CDS encoding M50 family metallopeptidase: MSIDSVSELWDSLFGAQPDPPGLLVLVTAVVALVVVSVRPLWRVARNAITIAHEGGHALVALLTGRKLRGIRLEFDTSGLTLSAGRPTGPGMMFTLLAGYITPSLVGLGGAWLLGGNRIMLLLWVAVVLLLLMLINIRNVFGVVSVLITGAIVFAVSWYGSPQVQAAFAYVGVWFLLIGGVRPVFELQKLRGRGRMPESDADQLAGITHVPAIFWVGVFLAVDLAALVIGGFMLAGQWLPEVGSSL; this comes from the coding sequence GTGTCGATCGACTCGGTAAGTGAACTCTGGGACTCCCTGTTCGGGGCCCAGCCGGACCCGCCCGGCCTGCTCGTACTGGTGACGGCGGTGGTCGCGCTGGTCGTGGTCTCGGTCCGGCCGCTGTGGCGGGTCGCGCGCAACGCGATAACCATCGCCCACGAGGGTGGTCACGCGCTGGTCGCGCTGCTCACCGGGCGCAAGCTGCGCGGCATCCGGCTGGAGTTCGATACGTCCGGGCTGACGCTGTCGGCGGGCCGGCCGACCGGGCCGGGCATGATGTTCACCCTGCTGGCCGGCTACATCACGCCGTCGCTTGTCGGCCTGGGCGGCGCCTGGCTGCTCGGCGGCAACCGGATCATGCTGCTGCTCTGGGTGGCGGTGGTCCTGCTGCTGCTGATGCTGATCAACATTCGCAACGTGTTCGGCGTGGTCTCCGTGCTGATCACGGGCGCGATCGTCTTCGCGGTCTCCTGGTACGGGTCGCCGCAGGTACAGGCGGCCTTCGCGTACGTCGGCGTGTGGTTCCTGCTGATCGGCGGCGTGCGCCCGGTCTTCGAGCTGCAGAAGCTGCGCGGCCGCGGCCGGATGCCGGAGTCCGATGCGGACCAGCTGGCCGGGATCACCCACGTGCCGGCGATCTTCTGGGTCGGCGTCTTCCTCGCGGTCGACCTCGCCGCGCTGGTGATCGGCGGCTTCATGCTGGCCGGCCAGTGGCTCCCCGAGGTCGGCTCCTCGCTCTGA